The following is a genomic window from Elusimicrobiota bacterium.
CTGTGTCCGGACACAGTTGCTCCGGAATCTTGAGATTCCTCGACCAGACCTGCCCCGGACAGCATCGCACAGAGAACCCTGTCGGGCCCAGGGTCGTCGCAGGTCGGTTCCGCTCCGAGAGACTCAGAGAACGTCCGGGCATGCTTCTTTGACTTTCCCCGGACAGCTCTGGTCCGGACACAGTCCTTTTCCGCTGGAGGGTTTATCGGCAGCCTGCTAGGCGTAGTCGTAAGCCTCCAGCTGCAGCACGGCCGCGGTCTCGGCGCGCACGCGCCGGCATAGCTCGGCGTCCTGGATCAGCGAGCGGCCATAGGACGGGATCATCTCCCTCAGTCTGGGGAGCCAGCCCTCCTCCGTCAACCGATCCTTGAAGCACTTCTCGACGACGCTGACCGCGAGCTGGGCCGCGGTGGAGGCTCCGGGCGAGGCTCCCAGCAGGCCGACCATGGACTGGTCGGCCGCGCAGACCAATTCGGTCCCGAACTCCAGCCGGCCGCCGCGCGCCGCGTCCGGCTTGATGATCTGGACGCGCTGCCCGGCGGCCACCAGCTGCCAATCCTCGGGCTTGGCCGCCGGGAAGTACTCCCGCAGCGCGGCGAAGCGGCGCGACGGCGACTGCAGCACCTGCCCGACCAGGTAGCGGATCAGGCCGAGATTGTCCCGGGCCACCGCCAGCATCGGCCCGATGTTGTCAGGCCTGATGGAGAGGACGAGATCCCAGGGCGAGCCTTGCTTGAGGAAATTGGTCGAGAAGCCCGCGTAGGGCCCGAAGAGCAAAGAGCGCTTCCCGCCCAGGAACCGGGTATCGAGGTGGGGCACGGACATGGGCGGAGCGCCGAGGGACCCCTTGCCGTAGACCTTGGCGTGATGCCGCTGGGCGAGCTTCGCATCGCCGCAGCGCAGCCAGAGGCCGCTGACCGGGAAGCCCGCGTAGCCTTTGGCCTCCGGGATGCCGGCTTTCTGCAGCAGACCAAGCGCGCCGCCGCCCGCGCCCAGGTAGACGAACCTGGCCGTAGTCGAGCGCACTTCGCCGCTCTTGACGTCCTTCACCGTGACGCGCCAGCGCCCGCCCGGCTCGCGGCCGAGGTCCACGACGCGCTGCCAGTGGTGGACCGCGAAGCCCTCCAGCCCCCTCAGATGGGCGATGAGGCCGCGGGTCAGCGCTCCGAAATCCACGTCCGCGCCCGTGGCCATGCGCGTGGCGGCCGCGGGCTCGCTCGCGGCGCGGCCCTCCATCACGAGCGGAGCCCACTCGCCGAGCTTGCTCCTATCCTCGCTGTATTCCATCCCGTGGAAGGCATGGTGGGCGCTCATCGCCTCGAAGCGCTTCCTCAGATAGGCGACGTCCTCGGGTCCGTGCACGAAGCTCATATGCGGGACCGGGTGGATGAAGGTCCGCGGGTCCGCGAGCGCCCCTTTCCTAACCAGATAGGACCAGAGCTGCCGCGACAGGTCGAACTGGACGTTGACCGCCAGGGCCTTGGAGATGTCGATGCCGCCGCCCTCGCGCTCGGGGGTGTAGTTGAGCTCGCAGTTGCCCGCATGGCCGGTGCCCGCGTTGTTCCAGCCTCCGGAGCTCTCCAGCGCCGCGTTGCCGAGGGTCTCGAACAACTCGATGCGCAACGCCGGCTCGAGCTCCTTGAGGAGGTACCCCAGCGTGGCGCTCATGATGCCGGCGCCGACCAAGACGACATCCGGCTCAGTGCCGGCATGAGATCCCATCATGCGTTTCTCCGCCACCTCATTGTAGCGTGCGGCTGTCAAAGAAAGGTCAAGGATGCCGCCCAGCCAAGTCTTCCGGAAATGCGATAATGTGGCATGGGCAATAACCTTTTCGTCACCGGCTTCCCGTACGAGTTGACCCAGGAGGAACTGGGCAAGCTGTTCGCCGAATGCGGCCAGGTGGTCAGCGCCAAGATCCTGATGGAGCGCGAGACGGGCCGCTCCCGCGGCATCGGCTTCGTGGTCATGGGCACGGACGCCGAGGCGCAGGCCGCCATCAAAAAGCTCAACGGCTCCAGCGTCGGACACCGCAAGATCTTCGTCAACGAGGCGCGCCCGGCCGACAAGCCCGGCGACGGCGGCTACACCGGGCCCGAACGCCGCTCGGGCAAGGACCGGCGGCGCAGCCCGCCCGTAGCCGCCGCCGGGGTCTCCGGCGATAGGCGTCCGTGGGAAAAGAAGCCTTGGGAGAACAAGCCTTGGGACAAGGACAGGAAGCCCGCCTTCGGCGCCAAAAAGCCCTGGGAGAAGAAGCCCTGGGACAAGGACAGGAAGCCCGCCTTCGGCGCCAAGAAGCCTTGGGAGAAGAAACCTTGGGACAAGGACAAGAAACCCGGCTTCGGAGACAAGAAGCCCTGGGAGAAGAAGCCCTGGGACAAGGACAAGAAGCCCGCCTTCGGCGCCAAGAAGCCTTGGGAGAAGAAGCCCTGGGACAAGATGCACAGCCCCGGCGGCAAGCGCGACGATCCCGGCCCCAAGAAGAAGTGGGGCGCCGCCGGCCCGTACGGCGGCCGCAAGCCCGGCGATTTCAAGAGCAAGCCCGGGGGCTTCAAGCGCAGGTCAGGCGGCGGCTTCCGGGGTTGATGAGCTAGTCGCCGTCCCTCCGCGCGCCCTTGAAATTTCCTCTTTGACCGCGCATACTATCCAGGCCTATGCCCCTGGACCCGCGATCGGACTTCCCGCAGCCGCAACCGCGGCCGGCAATCCCGGACAGACCGGAACTGATGCCCGTTCTGGCGCCCATCCAGTCAGAGCCCTCGGGGCGCAGCCGCGCGCGCTGGCTCAGCCTGACGGCCCTGGCCGTATTGGCCGCAGGCTTGGCCATGGCTGTCGCTTTCAAGGGCGTCCCGAAGCAAGCGGCCCAGGTCCCAGCCCGTCAGGCTTTGGCGGCGATCGCTGAGATCCGACCCGTTCAACTGCCGCCGCTGCCGGCTCCGGCGCCGCCGCCGGAGCCGCAGGGCCCCGGCATCCAATTCAGGGAGGTCGTAGAGGCCCCGAGCACGCTCGCCAAGCAGTTGCCGGAGACGTGCGTCAATTGCTGGAACAAGACCCACTCGGGACTGGGCTCCGATGAGGCGAGCTTGGCCGCGGCCTTGCGGCCTTCCGGGTACACCTCGCCGTACTCGCCGGAAGCGAAGCAATTCGCCCTTCCCGGCAATGAGTACGAAGGGACGCGCATGGGAGACCTTCCCGCCTCCTGGCAGCAGTGCCCGAAGCCGTAGGGCTATTTCTTCCGGCGTGGGGACATCGGATAGGGGCCCAGGTCGATGTAGTCCGCAGCTTCGAGATAGTATTTCTGGCCCGAGCTCAGGAGCCTGCCCTTGATGACGATCATGTTCTCGTGCATGATCCTGAAGAGTCCCTTCTGGGTCTGCAGAGGCAGCCGGGTCATGAGGACGGGGATGGGATCGGGCGTGTCCCATTTCTCATACAGGTAGAACGAGGGGCTTCCCAATTTGGCGACGCCCAGGCTCGGCACGCCGATCGTCGCGATGTCGCGTCCCGCCAAAACGCCGGGGCTGCGCAGCAGGTCCTGGAACTCGACGTAGCGGCAGCTGTCGTCTCGTTTGAGCTCCGCGACGGCGTCCTGGAGCTTCTTCTCCATCGCGGGGTTGGCGCGATGGGGGTTGTAGGCGTCGGCGCCCTTGAGCATCTCGGAGATGTAGAGCTGCGTCGACCCTGAAGACGAGGGCGGCGGACCGAGGTCCGAATAGCCCGAGGCTTCGATATAGTACCTTTGGTCAAGACTGCGCTTGAATCTGCCCCTGACGATGACGACGTTCTTGCTCGCCTCTCGGACGATCTCTTTCTTCATCTCCGGCGAGAAGCCGGACATCAAGACCGGTATGGAGATCTCCCCGAAGGATTTATTGGCCAGCTCGAAATGGGGCATGGTCCCGACGGCGTCCACCATGCCCGGGACCCCCATGGTGACGATGTCCCGGTCGAGGTACGAGCCGGGGTCGAGGCCGATGTCCTCGATCTCCGCGTAGGTGGATTTCGGATCCTTCCGGAGCGCCGCGATGGCCGCCAGGAGCTTGTCTCTGTACTCGTCCATCCCTCTGCGCAGCTCCTCCTCGGTGACCATGCCGAAAGAGGCCTGCTTCCTGAACTTCTTCACGTCTCCGTCGAACGGGGCCAGGGGCTCCAGATTGGGCTTGAGGATATCGGCCGGGGATTCAGAATCCTGGAACACATCCGTATAACTGGATGCCGCGATGTAGTAGTTCCCGGCCGCGGCCGCGACCTGCCCCTTGATGACGACAAGATGCGACGGATGTTGATTCCTCAGGAGCTCTTTCCGGCTCTCCAAGGGAAGCTGCGCCATGAGGACCGGGATGTGGTTCGTCGCGGAGTAGGACGCCATCAGGTCGAAATAGGGGGTGCGGACATAGCCCCGCTCCCAATGCGGGAGGCCGAGGGTCGCGATCTCCTGCCCGGAGTATTTGTCGCGGTTAATGATCAGATCCTCGATATCGACGTACTGATAGCGCGGGTCGGCCTCCAGCTCCTGGATGACGGCCATGAGCTTCTCGCGCCTGGCGAGGATGTTGTCGCCGTAGACCGTGTCCCTGCCGCTGCGCAGCTGCGAAAGGGTCAGATCGTTCATGGGTATGTCCCCGAATTCAGGGGCCAGACCAAGGTCGCTGAAGCCCGACGCCTCGATGTGATAGCCCTGCTCCGCGCTGCCCTTGAGCCTGCCTCTGACGATCAAGACATGATGCGGGCTCCAATCCGGCTCGAACCCCGCCTCGGCAAGGACCAAGGACTCGATCTTGGCTTTCTCCGCCTTGGGCAGGGCCGAGACGCGGACCGGCACTTCCGAGACCGCGTTGGCGAGGTCGACATAGCCTTCGTAACGGCAGTAAAAAGACCGCCCGACGGTCGCTATGTCCTGGTCCGCGTAGGCCGCGGCGTCGAGGAGGATGTCCTCGATCTCCAGGTATCTGCGCTTCTTGTCTTGCTTGAGCTCGGCGATGGCGGCATTGAGCTTCTTCTGCAGTTTGTCGAAGGCCTTGGCCTGCGCCGCATGGCGGGCTTTGGAGGTCTTGACGTAGTCCTTGACGGCCGCATCCTGGGTATGGGTGAGCGGGCCTATGGGCTTGACCTCGGCCGCTTCGGGCTCCTCCGGCGCGGCGCCTTGAGGGTCGCGGGGATAGGCGGCCTGGCCCATTGCCAACAGGCTGATCATGACCCCGCCCAACATCATCCTGGTCTTCATGACTCGTAAGCTATGATATCATAGGATTTCTTGCAATCTGGTCGTTCTCAACGCCATGCCCGACACCCTTGGCCTGCCATGACAAAAAACAGCCTCCTACTCATAGCCATAGCCGCCGCGTCCTGCCTGCCGGCCTCGGCAAGCTCCGGCTCCGGCCGGCAGTCCGTCCTCGACCGGGTCTCTTACGTCGAGAAGGACCTGCGCCTCGAGGTCCCCCCCGCCCCGCGCCTCTGCGGCGGCCCGGACCTCAAGCAGAGCACGGTCAGCGTGGGCGACTGCGCGCTCTACGTCGAGGAGGAGGGCGGCGGCATGCCCGTGGTCCTGCTCCACGGCGGCCCGGGCGCCACGCACCACTATTTCCACCCGCATTTCTCCCAGGCCAAGGGCTTCGCGCGAGTCATCTACTACGACCAGAGGGGCTGCGGCCTCTCGGGCTTCTGCCCCGGCGCGGGCTACACCCTCGACCAGGCCGTGGCGGACCTGGAGCGGCTGCGCGCCGCACTCGGCATCGAGCGCTGGGTGGTCCTGGGGCATTCCTACGGCGGCCTGCTGGCCCAATACTACGCCTTGCGGCACCCCGAGGCCTTGGCGGGCCTGGTCCTGGTCGGCGCCAGCGACGGCCTGCACGCGGCCATGAAGCCCTCGCGCCAGGGCGACTTCATGTCCGACGAGGAAAAAGCCCGCCTGAGCGCCATATGGAAGGAGCTGGAGGAGCTGGTCAAGGCCAAGCGCATCCCCGAGGGCAGCCTCACCGAGCTCGGCATCTACAACAACTTCATCAACGGCGACTGGAAGCGGCAGAGCTTCTACAAGCCTTCCCTTGAGCGCATCGCGCAGATCGCGCGCTACGAATGGAAGCAGGACCGCGATTTCAACTCCATCATGAGCGAGGACGCGGAGAAGATAGACCTGCAGGGCGCATTCGCCGGCTTCCCGGTCCCCACCCTCATCATGGAGGGCAAGTGGGACCTCACCTGGAACACCGACAAGCCGGCGATACTCCGGAAGAACCACCCGGGCTCCCGACTGGTGATGTTCGAAGATTCCTCGCACGAGCCTTTCGCCGACGAGCCGGAGAAGTTCTTCTCCGAGCTCAAGGGCTTCCTGGACAAGCTCCCGGTCCCGGATCCCGCCGCGGTCGCCGCCTGGAAGGGCTCTGAGGCCGCCTGGGAGAGCTCCGGGGTCCATCTGGCCTGGCTGCGTTCCCCGACCTATATGCTCAAGTCCACGGGCTGGGGGCGAGCCTCCAACGAGAAGATCGCCGCGGCCTATTCCAAAGATTGGCTCGGGAAGCTCGACGGCCAAGGCTTGGTGAAGGTCGGCCTGGCCTTGTACGACGCGGCCAGGTACGAGGAGGCCTTGGCGGTCTTCCGCAAGCTTCAATCCCGGGCCTCCGGCGAGGGCGCGGCCAGGGCCTTGCTCTGGCAGGGCTTTTTGCTCGACCTGCAGGGGCGGCGCGAGGCGGCGGTGGCGGTCTACAAGAAGGTGGCGGGCATGAAGGCCTTGAGCACGGCGAGCTACGGGCAGTTCGGCCTGGAGTTTACGCCCAGCGAGTACGCGGTGAAGAAGCTCTCCGAGCCTTTCCAGCGCGTCGAGAACTCCGACCCGAAATGAGAAGAGCCATCGGGGCGGCAGCGCTGCTGGCGGTATTCCTGGGCCTGGCCCCGGCCGCGGCGTGGTCCTTGGACCCGGACACCATGGAGATGGTCAAGGCTTTCGTGAAGATGCCGACCAGCGAGCTTCCGGCCGATTCGATTCCGAGGTTTTTGGCCGTGGACCCGGCTGAGCTGCCGGCGAAGCTGCGCAAGTCCTTCCTGGCCAAGCGCGTGGAGCTTTACACGCTCAAGCAGCTCGCCGACGGCAAGAAGAGGGGCGGGGTGCGCATGCCGGAGGCGGACTGCGCCGTCCCGAAGGAAGGCCAGAGCGATTCGGCTGAGATCCTGCTGCTGGCCGGCTATGAGGAGATCAACGACCTCGAAGAGGACTACGTGCTGCAGGTGACGAAATGCACGGAGCACGACCTGATGTGCGAGTTCTCTCTACAGGTCTTGGCGCAGCCCA
Proteins encoded in this region:
- the mqo gene encoding malate dehydrogenase (quinone); the encoded protein is MGSHAGTEPDVVLVGAGIMSATLGYLLKELEPALRIELFETLGNAALESSGGWNNAGTGHAGNCELNYTPEREGGGIDISKALAVNVQFDLSRQLWSYLVRKGALADPRTFIHPVPHMSFVHGPEDVAYLRKRFEAMSAHHAFHGMEYSEDRSKLGEWAPLVMEGRAASEPAAATRMATGADVDFGALTRGLIAHLRGLEGFAVHHWQRVVDLGREPGGRWRVTVKDVKSGEVRSTTARFVYLGAGGGALGLLQKAGIPEAKGYAGFPVSGLWLRCGDAKLAQRHHAKVYGKGSLGAPPMSVPHLDTRFLGGKRSLLFGPYAGFSTNFLKQGSPWDLVLSIRPDNIGPMLAVARDNLGLIRYLVGQVLQSPSRRFAALREYFPAAKPEDWQLVAAGQRVQIIKPDAARGGRLEFGTELVCAADQSMVGLLGASPGASTAAQLAVSVVEKCFKDRLTEEGWLPRLREMIPSYGRSLIQDAELCRRVRAETAAVLQLEAYDYA
- a CDS encoding alpha/beta fold hydrolase, yielding MTKNSLLLIAIAAASCLPASASSGSGRQSVLDRVSYVEKDLRLEVPPAPRLCGGPDLKQSTVSVGDCALYVEEEGGGMPVVLLHGGPGATHHYFHPHFSQAKGFARVIYYDQRGCGLSGFCPGAGYTLDQAVADLERLRAALGIERWVVLGHSYGGLLAQYYALRHPEALAGLVLVGASDGLHAAMKPSRQGDFMSDEEKARLSAIWKELEELVKAKRIPEGSLTELGIYNNFINGDWKRQSFYKPSLERIAQIARYEWKQDRDFNSIMSEDAEKIDLQGAFAGFPVPTLIMEGKWDLTWNTDKPAILRKNHPGSRLVMFEDSSHEPFADEPEKFFSELKGFLDKLPVPDPAAVAAWKGSEAAWESSGVHLAWLRSPTYMLKSTGWGRASNEKIAAAYSKDWLGKLDGQGLVKVGLALYDAARYEEALAVFRKLQSRASGEGAARALLWQGFLLDLQGRREAAVAVYKKVAGMKALSTASYGQFGLEFTPSEYAVKKLSEPFQRVENSDPK